A stretch of Lathyrus oleraceus cultivar Zhongwan6 chromosome 6, CAAS_Psat_ZW6_1.0, whole genome shotgun sequence DNA encodes these proteins:
- the LOC127095868 gene encoding uncharacterized protein LOC127095868, whose amino-acid sequence MKNSNPEGESDKTIKPDPKDKDNQEKEKPYIPSPPYKSPITYPQRLAKTKTESQFKKFLELLKQLHITIPFSEVITQMPSYAKFIKEILLNKRKLDDDSTISLTEECNEIIQNKMPPKLKDIWSFSIPCVIGKLVIDKALYDLGASVSLMPLSISERLNLGNLKPTKISLQLSDCSIKYPVGILENVLVRIGQLYIPTNFVVMNMKED is encoded by the coding sequence ATGAAAAATAGTAACCCTGAAGGAGAATCAGACAAAACAATTAAACCAGACCCAAAGGATAAGGAcaaccaagaaaaagagaaacCTTACATCCCTTCACCTCCATATAAGTCACCTATCACATACCCTCAAAGACTAGCTAAAACTAAAACAGAGAGTCAATTCAAAAAGTTTTTAGAACTTCTAAAGCAACTCCACATAACAATCCCTTTCTCTGAAGTAATTACTCAAATGCCCTCCTACGCCAAATTTATTAAAGAGATCCTATTAAACAAAAGGAAGCTTGACGATGATAGTACTATATCACTGACTGAAGAGTGCAATGAAATCATACAAAACAAAATGCCTCCAAAACTGAAAGATATATGGAGTTTCTCCATTCCATGTGTTATAGGCAAACTTGTTATTGATAAAGCACTATATGATctaggagctagtgtgagcttaatgcccCTCTCAATTAGTGAAAGACTAAACCTAGGAAACCTAAAGCCAACAAAAATTTCCCTTCAATTGTCCGATTGTTCAATTAAATATCCTGTAGGCATCCTGGAAAACGTCCTAGTAAGAATTGGGCAGCTATACATTCCTACAAATTTTGTAGTAATGAATATGAAAGAAGACTGA